The Manis javanica isolate MJ-LG chromosome 2, MJ_LKY, whole genome shotgun sequence genome contains a region encoding:
- the LOC118966898 gene encoding spermatogenesis-associated protein 31A5-like: MESPLLSLRSGLATWLSSSPTSWGPAVTAGILCGLGLLLLQVLFFPFDAPSPPPRNIREPPLEPREKNRWRRKRRAALRGCRVGLRRLEVASSLLTHPESLLSRILDKSGDHRSRQDPPGENKPQSLIAPETRHPERPTLQKQPEGQRARSSGVERPQEVCSVPTSTCRGLSKGWKPRVNTCHGTPPLELYTREMLEARTRRLRAQHRRRVLLKVVQALTVYRLRKTRAWPTLQSALAAPGTCVSGVPTGLKFPDCVGNPPQAFPGETLETEEAASTAGRPLLARSRVCVEMVWGGSPLGDDYRCPTSCPIGQEGRPPNQCPTLSDTGGGCPNGTVEQAQRGSPELSPCSAMARDEVREDSGGQASQDPCGMVTTLEVTFTSQSLRATEAREATALPPLQPQSRVTPEATSQDLNEDAGMSEAPGTRESPLSCVKSVSLYPGEPCSNTEAESELKPKVREPSQNHPRHCPRHMPLIRANVASPVSPCRPQSRPTGEHEEGSAALGPRQAVTVSRPARVRGAVHSAGTRCPQCPPGETQRPPESSFAARLMLFLQSIKGKQRYTLPKPKLSPVTARSQGSFARRSTVVNADAEAQAVLRAGRQTLEEKVAALRGLHAPELKAPVHACHHSHGQPGSPKPGKVSRVPCGHPPTQQGQTFPVKERQGRHRKPLEHVTLNKEPLDLRSSAFWSHKKTLSSPVSRCQGGPAMQSVPGQQRHCPQHCPLRRGV; encoded by the exons ATGGAGAGTCCCCTCCTATCTCTGAGAAGCGGTCTCGCTACCTGGCTGAgctccagccccacctcctgGGGGCCCGCGGTCACTGCAGGCATCCTGTGCggactggggctgctcctcctgcAGGTCCTCTTCTTCCCCTTTGATGCACCCTCACCGCCACCTAGAAACATCAGGGAG CCTCCCCTGGAGCCCAGGGAGAAGAacaggtggaggaggaagagacgCGCGGCTCTGAGAG GCTGCAGAGTTGGCCTGCGACGACTGGAGGTGGCAAGCAGCCTGCTGACACATCCAGAGAG CCTCCTGAGCAGGATCCTGGACAAGAGCGGAGATCATCGGTCACGTCAGGACCCCCCTGGTGAG AATAAGCCGCAATCTCTCATCGCGCCTGAGACTCGACACCCAGAACGGCCCACGTTGCAGAAGCAACCAGAAGGTCAGCGGGCTCGATCCTCTGGAGTCGAAAGGCCTCAGGAAGTGTGCAGCGTCCCTACTTCCACCTGTCGGGGACTCTCTAAGGGATGGAAACCCCGTGTGAACACCTGCCACGGGACTCCCCCCCTTGAGCTGTACACTCGGGAGATGCTGGAAGCGCGCACCAGAAGGCTCCGGGCGCAGCACAGGCGGCGGGTACTCCTGAAGGTCGTTCAGGCGCTAACTGTCTATCGGCTGAGGAAGACCCGCGCCTGGCCCACTCTGCAGTCGGCCTTGGCCGCCCCAGGCACCTGTGTGTCAGGCGTCCCCACGGGACTCAAGTTTCCTGACTGTGTGGGGAACCCCCCTCAGGCCTTCCCAGGAGAGACCTTGGAAACCGAGGAGGCAGCTTCCACCGCGGGGAGGCCTCTCCTCGCCCGCTCACGTGTGTGTGTGGAAATGGTCTGGGGAGGGAGCCCACTGGGTGATGACTACAGGTGCCCCACATCCTGTCCTATTGGACAGGAGGGCAGGCCACCGAATCAGTGCCCCACACTCAGCGACACGGGTGGAGGCTGTCCGAATGGGACTGTGGAGCAGGCCCAGAGGGGCAGCCCGGAGCTGAGTCCCTGTTCAGCAATGGCCAGGGATGAGGTGAGAGAGGACAGTGGGGGACAGGCCTCACAGGACCCATGTGGGATGGTGACGACGCTGGAGGTGACCTTCACATCACAGTCTTTGAGGGCCACAGAGGCTAGGGAGGCCACGGCGCTCCCACCTCTTCAGCCACAGTCCAGAGTCACACCGGAAGCAACATCTCAGGACTTAAACGAGGATGCAGGGATGTCAGAAGCTCCAGGGACCAGGGAAAGTCCCCTGTCCTGTGTAAAGTCTGTTTCCCTGTACCCAGGAGAACCATGTTCCAACACAGAGGCTGAGAGTGAGCTGAAGCCCAAGGTGAGGGAACCATCGCAGAACCACCCTCGACACTGTCCCCGACACATGCCGCTCATCAGAGCCAACGTGGCTTCTCCAGTGTCCCCATGCCGTCCCCAAAGCAGGCCTACGGGTGAGCACGAAGAGGGGTCTGCGGCACTGGGCCCACGTCAGGCTGTGACTGTGAGCCGGCCTGCCCGGGTCCGGGGAGCAGTACACTCCGCTGGGACCAGATGCCCCCAGTGCCCCCCCGGGGAGACACAGAGGCCTCCGGAAAGCTCCTTCGCTGCAAGGCTGATGCTCTTCTTGCAGAGCATAAAAGGCAAACAGCGCTACACTCTGCCAAAACCGAAACTGTCACCAGTCACCGCCCGGAGCCAGGGGTCATTCGCAAGAAGATCAACTGTGGTGAACGCGGATGCTGAGGCTCAGGCGGTGCTGAGAGCGGGCAGACAGACTTTAGAGGAGAAAGTGGCAGCTCTCCGTGGCCTTCACGCCCCAGAGTTAAAGGCCCCAGTACATGCGTGTCACCACTCCCACGGGCAGCCTGGCTCCCCCAAGCCAGGGAAAGTTAGTCGTGTACCGTGCGGCCATCCACCCACCCAGCAGGGCCAGACTTTTCCAGTCAAGGAAAGGCAAGGCAGACACCGAAAGCCCTTGGAACATGTCACCTTGAACAAGGAGCCACTGGACCTGAGGAGCTCCGCTTTCTGGTCCCACAAGAAGACTTTGTCTTCACCAGTCAGTCGCTGCCAGGGTGGACCCGCCATGCAAAGTGTCCCAGGCCAACAGCGACACTGCCCGCAGCACTGTCCTCTTCGCAGAGGTGTCTAG